One genomic window of Mustela erminea isolate mMusErm1 chromosome 13, mMusErm1.Pri, whole genome shotgun sequence includes the following:
- the RSRC2 gene encoding arginine/serine-rich coiled-coil protein 2 isoform X2, whose protein sequence is MAASDTERDGLAPEKTSPDRDKKKEQSDVSISPRASKHHYSRSRSRSRERKRKSDNEGRKHRSRSRSKEARRHESKDKSSKKHKSEEHNDKEHSSDKGRERLNSSENGEDRHKRKERKSSRGRSHSRSRSRERRHRSRSRERKKSRSRSRERKKSRSRSRERKKSRSRSRERKRRIRSRSRSRSRHRHRSRSRSRTRSRSRERKKRIEKPRRFSRSLSRTPSPPPFRGRNTAMDAQEALARRLERAKKLQEQREKEMVEKQKQQEIAAAAATGGSVLNVAALLASGTQVTPQIAMAAQMAALQAKALAETGIAVPSYYNPAAVNPMKFAEQEKKRKMLWQGKKEGDKSQSAEIWEKLNFGNKDQNVKFRKLMGIKSEDEAGCSSVDEESYKTLKQQEEVFRNLDAQYEMARSQTHTQRGMGLGFTSSMRGMDAV, encoded by the exons ATGGCG GCTAGTGATACAGAACGAGATGGACTAGCCCCAGAGAAGACATCCCCAGatagagataagaaaaaagagCAGTCAGATGTATCTATTTCTCCTAGAGCCTCAAAACATCATTATTCGAGATCACGATCAAGgtcaagagaaagaaaacgaAAGTCAG ataatgaaggaagaaaacacaggagccGGAGCAGAAGCAAAGAG GCAAGAAGACATGAATCCAAAGATAAATCATCTAAGAAACACAAGTCTGAGGAACATAATGACAAAGAACATTCTTCTGATAAAGGAAGAGAGCGACTAAATTCATCTGAAAACGGTGAGGACAGACATAAACGCAAAGAAAGAAAGTCGTCGAGAGGCAGAAGTCACTCACGATCTAGGTCTCGTGAAAG GCGTCATCGTAGTAGAAGCAGAGAGCGGAAGAAGTCTCGATCAAGGAGTAGGGAGCGGAAGAAGTCACGatccaggagcagggagaggaagaagtcaCGATCcagaagcagggaaagaaaaCGCCGGATTCGATCTCGTTCCCGCTCAAGATCAAGACACAGGCATAGGAGTAGAAGCAGAAGTAGAACAAGGAGTAGAAGTCG agaaaggaagaagagaattgAAAAACCTAGAAGATTTAGCAGAAGTTTAAGCCGAACTCCTAGTCCACCTCCCTTCAGAGGCAGAAACACAGCAATGGATGCACAAGAAGCTTTAGCTAGGAG gttggaaagagcaaagaaattacaagaacagagagaaaaggaaatggttgagaaacaaaaacaacaagaaatagctgcag CTGCAGCCACCGGAGGTTCTGTTCTCAATGTTGCTGCCTTGTTGGCATCAGGAACGCAAGTAACTCCTCAGATAGCTATGGCAGCTCAAATGGCTGCCCTGCAGGCGAAGGCTTTGGCAGAGACCGGAATAGCTGTACCTAGCTATTATAACCCAGCAGCTGTGAATCCAATGAAATTTgctgaacaagagaaaaaaaggaaaatgctttgGCAAGGCAAGAAAGAAGGG GACAAATCCCAGTCTGCTGAAATATGGGAAAAAttgaattttggaaacaaggacCAAAATGTCAAATTCAGGAAATTAATGGGTATTAAG AGTGAAGATGAAGCTGGATGTAGCTCAGTTGATGAAGAAAGTTACAAGACTTTGAAGCAACAGGAAGAAGTATTTAGAAATCTAGATGCTCAGTATGAAATGGCAAGATCACAAACCCACACACAAAGAGGAATGGGATTGGGTTTCACATCATCAATGCGAGGAATGGATGCAGTTTGA
- the RSRC2 gene encoding arginine/serine-rich coiled-coil protein 2 isoform X1 has product MAASDTERDGLAPEKTSPDRDKKKEQSDVSISPRASKHHYSRSRSRSRERKRKSDNEGRKHRSRSRSKEARRHESKDKSSKKHKSEEHNDKEHSSDKGRERLNSSENGEDRHKRKERKSSRGRSHSRSRSRERRHRSRSRERKKSRSRSRERKKSRSRSRERKKSRSRSRERKRRIRSRSRSRSRHRHRSRSRSRTRSRSRERKKRIEKPRRFSRSLSRTPSPPPFRGRNTAMDAQEALARRLERAKKLQEQREKEMVEKQKQQEIAAAAAATGGSVLNVAALLASGTQVTPQIAMAAQMAALQAKALAETGIAVPSYYNPAAVNPMKFAEQEKKRKMLWQGKKEGDKSQSAEIWEKLNFGNKDQNVKFRKLMGIKSEDEAGCSSVDEESYKTLKQQEEVFRNLDAQYEMARSQTHTQRGMGLGFTSSMRGMDAV; this is encoded by the exons ATGGCG GCTAGTGATACAGAACGAGATGGACTAGCCCCAGAGAAGACATCCCCAGatagagataagaaaaaagagCAGTCAGATGTATCTATTTCTCCTAGAGCCTCAAAACATCATTATTCGAGATCACGATCAAGgtcaagagaaagaaaacgaAAGTCAG ataatgaaggaagaaaacacaggagccGGAGCAGAAGCAAAGAG GCAAGAAGACATGAATCCAAAGATAAATCATCTAAGAAACACAAGTCTGAGGAACATAATGACAAAGAACATTCTTCTGATAAAGGAAGAGAGCGACTAAATTCATCTGAAAACGGTGAGGACAGACATAAACGCAAAGAAAGAAAGTCGTCGAGAGGCAGAAGTCACTCACGATCTAGGTCTCGTGAAAG GCGTCATCGTAGTAGAAGCAGAGAGCGGAAGAAGTCTCGATCAAGGAGTAGGGAGCGGAAGAAGTCACGatccaggagcagggagaggaagaagtcaCGATCcagaagcagggaaagaaaaCGCCGGATTCGATCTCGTTCCCGCTCAAGATCAAGACACAGGCATAGGAGTAGAAGCAGAAGTAGAACAAGGAGTAGAAGTCG agaaaggaagaagagaattgAAAAACCTAGAAGATTTAGCAGAAGTTTAAGCCGAACTCCTAGTCCACCTCCCTTCAGAGGCAGAAACACAGCAATGGATGCACAAGAAGCTTTAGCTAGGAG gttggaaagagcaaagaaattacaagaacagagagaaaaggaaatggttgagaaacaaaaacaacaagaaatagctgcag CAGCTGCAGCCACCGGAGGTTCTGTTCTCAATGTTGCTGCCTTGTTGGCATCAGGAACGCAAGTAACTCCTCAGATAGCTATGGCAGCTCAAATGGCTGCCCTGCAGGCGAAGGCTTTGGCAGAGACCGGAATAGCTGTACCTAGCTATTATAACCCAGCAGCTGTGAATCCAATGAAATTTgctgaacaagagaaaaaaaggaaaatgctttgGCAAGGCAAGAAAGAAGGG GACAAATCCCAGTCTGCTGAAATATGGGAAAAAttgaattttggaaacaaggacCAAAATGTCAAATTCAGGAAATTAATGGGTATTAAG AGTGAAGATGAAGCTGGATGTAGCTCAGTTGATGAAGAAAGTTACAAGACTTTGAAGCAACAGGAAGAAGTATTTAGAAATCTAGATGCTCAGTATGAAATGGCAAGATCACAAACCCACACACAAAGAGGAATGGGATTGGGTTTCACATCATCAATGCGAGGAATGGATGCAGTTTGA
- the RSRC2 gene encoding arginine/serine-rich coiled-coil protein 2 isoform X3 — protein MIRTNFFLKQARRHESKDKSSKKHKSEEHNDKEHSSDKGRERLNSSENGEDRHKRKERKSSRGRSHSRSRSRERRHRSRSRERKKSRSRSRERKKSRSRSRERKKSRSRSRERKRRIRSRSRSRSRHRHRSRSRSRTRSRSRERKKRIEKPRRFSRSLSRTPSPPPFRGRNTAMDAQEALARRLERAKKLQEQREKEMVEKQKQQEIAAAAAATGGSVLNVAALLASGTQVTPQIAMAAQMAALQAKALAETGIAVPSYYNPAAVNPMKFAEQEKKRKMLWQGKKEGDKSQSAEIWEKLNFGNKDQNVKFRKLMGIKSEDEAGCSSVDEESYKTLKQQEEVFRNLDAQYEMARSQTHTQRGMGLGFTSSMRGMDAV, from the exons ATGATAAG AACCAACTTCTTCTTAAAACAGGCAAGAAGACATGAATCCAAAGATAAATCATCTAAGAAACACAAGTCTGAGGAACATAATGACAAAGAACATTCTTCTGATAAAGGAAGAGAGCGACTAAATTCATCTGAAAACGGTGAGGACAGACATAAACGCAAAGAAAGAAAGTCGTCGAGAGGCAGAAGTCACTCACGATCTAGGTCTCGTGAAAG GCGTCATCGTAGTAGAAGCAGAGAGCGGAAGAAGTCTCGATCAAGGAGTAGGGAGCGGAAGAAGTCACGatccaggagcagggagaggaagaagtcaCGATCcagaagcagggaaagaaaaCGCCGGATTCGATCTCGTTCCCGCTCAAGATCAAGACACAGGCATAGGAGTAGAAGCAGAAGTAGAACAAGGAGTAGAAGTCG agaaaggaagaagagaattgAAAAACCTAGAAGATTTAGCAGAAGTTTAAGCCGAACTCCTAGTCCACCTCCCTTCAGAGGCAGAAACACAGCAATGGATGCACAAGAAGCTTTAGCTAGGAG gttggaaagagcaaagaaattacaagaacagagagaaaaggaaatggttgagaaacaaaaacaacaagaaatagctgcag CAGCTGCAGCCACCGGAGGTTCTGTTCTCAATGTTGCTGCCTTGTTGGCATCAGGAACGCAAGTAACTCCTCAGATAGCTATGGCAGCTCAAATGGCTGCCCTGCAGGCGAAGGCTTTGGCAGAGACCGGAATAGCTGTACCTAGCTATTATAACCCAGCAGCTGTGAATCCAATGAAATTTgctgaacaagagaaaaaaaggaaaatgctttgGCAAGGCAAGAAAGAAGGG GACAAATCCCAGTCTGCTGAAATATGGGAAAAAttgaattttggaaacaaggacCAAAATGTCAAATTCAGGAAATTAATGGGTATTAAG AGTGAAGATGAAGCTGGATGTAGCTCAGTTGATGAAGAAAGTTACAAGACTTTGAAGCAACAGGAAGAAGTATTTAGAAATCTAGATGCTCAGTATGAAATGGCAAGATCACAAACCCACACACAAAGAGGAATGGGATTGGGTTTCACATCATCAATGCGAGGAATGGATGCAGTTTGA
- the RSRC2 gene encoding arginine/serine-rich coiled-coil protein 2 isoform X4, translated as MIRTNFFLKQARRHESKDKSSKKHKSEEHNDKEHSSDKGRERLNSSENGEDRHKRKERKSSRGRSHSRSRSRERRHRSRSRERKKSRSRSRERKKSRSRSRERKKSRSRSRERKRRIRSRSRSRSRHRHRSRSRSRTRSRSRERKKRIEKPRRFSRSLSRTPSPPPFRGRNTAMDAQEALARRLERAKKLQEQREKEMVEKQKQQEIAAAAATGGSVLNVAALLASGTQVTPQIAMAAQMAALQAKALAETGIAVPSYYNPAAVNPMKFAEQEKKRKMLWQGKKEGDKSQSAEIWEKLNFGNKDQNVKFRKLMGIKSEDEAGCSSVDEESYKTLKQQEEVFRNLDAQYEMARSQTHTQRGMGLGFTSSMRGMDAV; from the exons ATGATAAG AACCAACTTCTTCTTAAAACAGGCAAGAAGACATGAATCCAAAGATAAATCATCTAAGAAACACAAGTCTGAGGAACATAATGACAAAGAACATTCTTCTGATAAAGGAAGAGAGCGACTAAATTCATCTGAAAACGGTGAGGACAGACATAAACGCAAAGAAAGAAAGTCGTCGAGAGGCAGAAGTCACTCACGATCTAGGTCTCGTGAAAG GCGTCATCGTAGTAGAAGCAGAGAGCGGAAGAAGTCTCGATCAAGGAGTAGGGAGCGGAAGAAGTCACGatccaggagcagggagaggaagaagtcaCGATCcagaagcagggaaagaaaaCGCCGGATTCGATCTCGTTCCCGCTCAAGATCAAGACACAGGCATAGGAGTAGAAGCAGAAGTAGAACAAGGAGTAGAAGTCG agaaaggaagaagagaattgAAAAACCTAGAAGATTTAGCAGAAGTTTAAGCCGAACTCCTAGTCCACCTCCCTTCAGAGGCAGAAACACAGCAATGGATGCACAAGAAGCTTTAGCTAGGAG gttggaaagagcaaagaaattacaagaacagagagaaaaggaaatggttgagaaacaaaaacaacaagaaatagctgcag CTGCAGCCACCGGAGGTTCTGTTCTCAATGTTGCTGCCTTGTTGGCATCAGGAACGCAAGTAACTCCTCAGATAGCTATGGCAGCTCAAATGGCTGCCCTGCAGGCGAAGGCTTTGGCAGAGACCGGAATAGCTGTACCTAGCTATTATAACCCAGCAGCTGTGAATCCAATGAAATTTgctgaacaagagaaaaaaaggaaaatgctttgGCAAGGCAAGAAAGAAGGG GACAAATCCCAGTCTGCTGAAATATGGGAAAAAttgaattttggaaacaaggacCAAAATGTCAAATTCAGGAAATTAATGGGTATTAAG AGTGAAGATGAAGCTGGATGTAGCTCAGTTGATGAAGAAAGTTACAAGACTTTGAAGCAACAGGAAGAAGTATTTAGAAATCTAGATGCTCAGTATGAAATGGCAAGATCACAAACCCACACACAAAGAGGAATGGGATTGGGTTTCACATCATCAATGCGAGGAATGGATGCAGTTTGA